Proteins from one Salinispora arenicola genomic window:
- a CDS encoding NADH-quinone oxidoreductase subunit J — protein MVTHVVFWALAVVAVLAGAAVFVVDSMARASYSLAVSFIVVGLQVMLLQQRYVGVLIILMMVMEMAIMAVYMNMFMGMNPALMSMNMVHGTRHALPVSVGVFVLLAAGALFAPWPSRRGSPPDDVTAALGTELMGPKMLTMAAVGVVMAVTIVGGVVLAAHRTRYDRFGDDLRRRPAADPQPGGVGR, from the coding sequence ATGGTCACGCACGTCGTCTTCTGGGCCCTCGCGGTCGTCGCGGTACTTGCCGGGGCCGCTGTGTTCGTCGTCGACTCGATGGCCCGCGCCAGCTACTCCCTGGCGGTGTCGTTCATCGTCGTCGGTCTGCAGGTGATGTTGCTGCAGCAGCGATACGTGGGTGTGTTGATCATCCTGATGATGGTGATGGAAATGGCGATCATGGCTGTGTACATGAACATGTTCATGGGGATGAATCCGGCGCTGATGTCGATGAACATGGTCCACGGCACCCGCCACGCCCTACCGGTGTCGGTCGGGGTCTTTGTGCTCCTGGCTGCCGGGGCACTGTTCGCACCGTGGCCCAGTCGTCGCGGCAGCCCGCCCGACGACGTCACCGCCGCGCTCGGCACCGAGTTGATGGGTCCGAAGATGTTGACCATGGCTGCCGTGGGCGTGGTCATGGCGGTCACCATCGTCGGTGGTGTCGTACTGGCCGCACACCGCACCCGCTACGACCGGTTCGGGGACGACCTTCGTCGCCGACCCGCGGCCGATCCGCAGCCGGGAGGGGTGGGGCGATGA
- a CDS encoding complex I subunit 1 family protein — MADTPVAVSGGWAPVAAGLLGTLAVAAALLDGTLAGRATGARSAMVRPVGEVARLLRQRRRTTVAADRLLWRVGGAGLLVMALMIVTVVPLGRWTLFDLDVGVVWVNALDVLAWAFVWLAGWGANSAYSLVGGYRFLAHGLAYELPLMFALVAPAVAASSLRVGEVAAAQQGLWFVVWMPVAFVVYCLGVVAMAVWGPFSPALGDDVAGGVTVELSGVDRLLFLAGRYALLAAGAAFAVPMFLGGGAGPLLPAWAWVLVKASVLLALLVWLRRRVPALRPDVFMEVGWLVLLPAVLAQDLLVAVLVIGS; from the coding sequence ATGGCTGATACACCGGTGGCGGTGTCCGGTGGCTGGGCGCCGGTCGCGGCAGGGCTGCTGGGGACTCTCGCGGTTGCTGCGGCGCTACTCGACGGCACCCTGGCTGGGCGGGCGACCGGCGCCAGATCCGCGATGGTGCGGCCGGTGGGTGAGGTGGCGCGGTTGCTGCGGCAGCGGCGTCGGACCACGGTCGCCGCGGACCGCCTGCTGTGGCGGGTCGGCGGGGCGGGGCTGCTCGTGATGGCGCTGATGATCGTCACGGTGGTGCCGCTCGGGCGGTGGACCCTGTTCGACCTGGACGTCGGGGTGGTCTGGGTCAACGCGCTCGATGTCCTGGCCTGGGCCTTCGTGTGGCTGGCCGGGTGGGGTGCCAACTCCGCGTACTCGCTCGTCGGTGGCTACCGGTTCCTGGCGCACGGGTTGGCGTACGAGCTGCCGCTGATGTTCGCCCTGGTGGCGCCCGCGGTTGCGGCGTCGAGCTTGCGAGTGGGGGAGGTCGCTGCCGCGCAGCAGGGCCTGTGGTTCGTGGTGTGGATGCCGGTGGCCTTCGTCGTCTACTGCCTCGGCGTGGTGGCCATGGCGGTGTGGGGGCCGTTCTCACCAGCGCTCGGTGACGATGTGGCAGGTGGGGTGACCGTGGAGCTGTCCGGCGTGGATCGGCTGTTGTTCCTGGCCGGCCGCTACGCGCTACTGGCGGCGGGGGCGGCCTTCGCCGTACCGATGTTCCTGGGCGGCGGTGCCGGGCCGCTGCTGCCCGCCTGGGCCTGGGTGTTGGTGAAGGCCTCGGTGCTGCTGGCGCTGCTGGTGTGGCTGCGCCGCCGGGTACCCGCACTGCGTCCGGACGTGTTCATGGAGGTGGGCTGGCTGGTGCTGCTGCCGGCGGTGCTGGCGCAGGACCTCCTCGTCGCCGTCCTCGTGATCGGGAGCTGA
- a CDS encoding complex I subunit 4 family protein codes for MLSVIIFLPLLAAVVLAAVPRLGNAAARWVWVGVAALDLVLVGVVWAGYETPPPGQLAFAERAAWIPGVGSSYHLGVDGLSLPLMAMTTVVFLACALYALRERHRPRVQASLFLFLQCVSLGLFAAADLILFFVFFDLSIVGMYVVIAGWGHGDRGRSALKFFLYTFLGSLALLTGFIGLFAAADPHTFDMPTLTADNPLAGRPLAGGLVLAAILLGLAVKTPTVPFHTWLPPAHTDAPAVGSAVLAAVLLKMGTYGFVRIAAPMLPQAWRGWAWVIIAVGVVSVLYGALVALAQTNLKRMIAYTSINHMGYVVLAVGVAGLVSVDTAGPRAVAVTGAVTQMVSHGLITAALFLLAGVVYERAGSYDLHAYGGLAAPAPVFAGFFAVGAFASLGLPAFSGFIAEFQIFAGSIATAPVTAVALLGILVTAALFLRAGQALLTGPTAGHSTGFGDLRASEVWSIGPLLALSLFIGVLPRPLLDLVEPAARTFVDLLGR; via the coding sequence ATGCTCAGTGTGATCATCTTTCTGCCACTGCTCGCCGCGGTGGTACTGGCCGCCGTCCCGCGTCTGGGCAACGCCGCCGCGCGGTGGGTCTGGGTGGGCGTGGCGGCGCTCGACCTGGTGCTGGTCGGCGTGGTCTGGGCGGGCTACGAGACTCCGCCGCCCGGCCAGCTGGCCTTCGCCGAACGGGCGGCGTGGATCCCGGGCGTGGGCAGCAGCTACCACCTGGGTGTGGACGGGCTCTCCCTGCCCCTGATGGCGATGACCACGGTGGTCTTCCTCGCCTGCGCCCTGTACGCGTTGCGGGAGCGGCACCGCCCCCGCGTACAGGCGTCGCTGTTCCTGTTCCTGCAATGCGTGAGTCTCGGGTTGTTCGCCGCAGCCGACCTGATTCTCTTCTTCGTCTTCTTTGACCTGTCCATCGTCGGCATGTACGTGGTGATAGCAGGCTGGGGCCACGGTGACCGGGGTCGGTCGGCGTTGAAGTTCTTCCTCTACACCTTCCTCGGCTCCCTGGCGCTGCTCACCGGCTTCATCGGCCTGTTCGCCGCAGCCGATCCGCATACCTTCGACATGCCCACCCTCACCGCTGACAACCCCCTTGCGGGACGGCCCCTGGCCGGGGGGCTGGTGCTCGCCGCGATCCTGCTCGGCCTGGCGGTGAAGACCCCCACCGTGCCGTTTCACACCTGGCTGCCGCCGGCGCACACGGATGCTCCCGCCGTCGGGTCCGCGGTCCTGGCCGCGGTGCTGCTGAAGATGGGTACGTACGGGTTCGTGCGTATCGCCGCGCCGATGCTGCCACAGGCATGGCGGGGTTGGGCGTGGGTCATCATCGCCGTCGGTGTCGTGTCGGTTCTGTACGGTGCCCTGGTCGCACTGGCTCAGACCAACCTCAAGCGAATGATCGCCTACACGTCGATCAACCACATGGGCTATGTCGTTCTCGCCGTGGGCGTCGCCGGTCTGGTCAGCGTCGACACCGCCGGACCCCGGGCGGTCGCGGTGACCGGCGCGGTCACCCAGATGGTCAGTCACGGCCTGATCACCGCTGCGCTGTTCCTGCTCGCCGGGGTCGTGTACGAGCGTGCCGGCAGTTACGACCTGCACGCCTACGGTGGTCTCGCCGCCCCCGCGCCGGTGTTCGCCGGGTTCTTCGCCGTCGGCGCGTTCGCCTCCCTCGGTCTGCCGGCCTTCTCCGGCTTCATCGCCGAGTTCCAGATCTTCGCCGGCAGCATCGCCACCGCGCCGGTGACGGCGGTGGCCCTGCTCGGCATCCTCGTCACGGCCGCGCTGTTCCTCCGCGCTGGGCAGGCGTTGCTGACCGGCCCCACTGCCGGACACTCGACGGGCTTCGGCGACCTCCGTGCCAGCGAGGTGTGGTCGATTGGGCCACTGCTGGCGTTGTCCCTGTTCATCGGTGTGTTGCCGCGTCCTCTGCTCGACCTCGTCGAACCCGCCGCCCGTACCTTCGTCGACCTGCTCGGCCGGTGA
- a CDS encoding esterase/lipase family protein: MRRFIRTAIVATLVATASLVAPSSAAAAARNPVVFVHGLSSSASTWNAWIGKFKADGYQSSELHTWSYDWKQSNATTAAKLQTKVQEVLAATGATKVDIVAHSMGALSSRWYIKNYGGTATVDDFVSVAGVNHGTDVAVFCSFYKSCREMLLGSSFLDSLNSGDETPGSLSYATLWSTCDALINPDSSAKLDGAVNTSVGCKGHTDMNDDSSNYTKVRDFIA, from the coding sequence ATGAGACGCTTCATCCGCACCGCCATCGTCGCCACACTGGTAGCCACAGCGTCACTGGTCGCCCCGTCGTCCGCAGCCGCCGCGGCCCGAAACCCCGTCGTCTTCGTCCACGGACTGAGCAGCTCTGCCAGTACCTGGAACGCCTGGATCGGCAAGTTCAAGGCGGACGGCTACCAGAGCTCCGAGCTCCACACCTGGTCCTACGACTGGAAACAGTCCAACGCGACCACCGCCGCGAAACTACAGACCAAGGTGCAGGAGGTACTCGCCGCGACCGGCGCCACCAAGGTCGACATCGTTGCCCACTCCATGGGAGCGCTCAGCTCCCGCTGGTACATAAAGAACTACGGTGGGACGGCCACCGTGGACGACTTCGTTTCCGTGGCCGGCGTCAACCATGGAACCGATGTCGCCGTATTCTGCTCCTTTTACAAATCATGCAGGGAAATGCTATTGGGCAGCAGCTTTCTCGACTCCCTGAACTCCGGAGACGAGACCCCCGGAAGCCTAAGCTACGCCACCCTCTGGTCCACCTGCGATGCACTGATCAACCCCGACAGTTCAGCAAAACTCGATGGTGCGGTAAACACCTCCGTGGGCTGCAAGGGCCACACTGACATGAACGACGACTCCAGTAACTACACGAAGGTCCGGGACTTCATCGCCTGA
- a CDS encoding NADH-quinone oxidoreductase subunit N has product MASEMMRAHLLLPEMLFAGGALVVLVGGSFTPRHRQWILRVVAAAVCLAVIIAAAIAMSYPANTAFDDSYAVDTATGVARILAAVGSLLVLALAGEEIAGAARESDAYALLLFATAGAVLLAGATDLLALVVGFLLASIPLYALIGLVGTGSATEAMLKTYLLGALFGILLLLGVTLLSGVTGTTTYTELAARLPDAPRAVVTAAAVAVIGGLMFKAGGVPAHFWIPDAAQGSMVTAATFLTTVPKIGALIAVHRLAGVLPEGSEWPAVVAALAVASMLLGNLAAYWQTDVRRLLGWSTVSQVGYLLVPIVATGRSDLAQPSLLVYLAGYTVTNVAAFAVTAALPRHRELTSWRGVAATSPWLSAALVVALLGLVGTPPTAVFVGKFTTASAAWDGGFAWLAAVVFANSVLSLFYYLRWLVPLYQPWAVAPPDRPGRWSVTVAVGSASLSLVVGVAAGLVWRTAGG; this is encoded by the coding sequence GTGGCGTCGGAGATGATGCGGGCGCACCTGCTGCTACCGGAGATGCTTTTCGCCGGCGGTGCACTCGTCGTCCTGGTCGGCGGGTCGTTCACCCCCCGCCACCGACAGTGGATCCTGCGCGTCGTCGCCGCCGCCGTCTGCCTCGCGGTGATCATTGCCGCCGCGATCGCGATGTCCTATCCCGCCAACACCGCCTTCGATGACTCCTATGCGGTCGACACCGCCACCGGTGTCGCCCGGATCCTCGCCGCCGTCGGCAGCCTCCTCGTCCTCGCCCTCGCCGGTGAGGAGATCGCCGGAGCCGCCCGGGAGAGCGACGCCTACGCACTGCTGCTGTTCGCCACCGCCGGGGCGGTGCTGCTCGCCGGCGCCACCGACCTGCTCGCGCTGGTAGTCGGCTTCCTGCTGGCCAGCATTCCCCTGTATGCGCTCATCGGACTGGTGGGTACCGGCAGTGCCACCGAGGCGATGCTGAAGACCTATCTCCTCGGTGCCCTGTTCGGAATCCTGCTCCTGCTCGGTGTCACGCTGCTGTCCGGGGTCACCGGCACCACGACCTACACCGAACTCGCCGCTCGACTGCCTGACGCGCCGCGGGCCGTGGTCACCGCCGCTGCCGTCGCAGTCATCGGTGGTCTCATGTTCAAAGCCGGGGGAGTGCCCGCCCACTTCTGGATTCCCGACGCGGCACAGGGCTCCATGGTCACGGCGGCGACCTTCCTCACCACCGTACCCAAGATCGGTGCGTTGATCGCGGTCCACCGGCTGGCGGGTGTCCTGCCCGAAGGGTCGGAATGGCCGGCCGTGGTGGCCGCCCTGGCCGTGGCGTCCATGCTGCTGGGTAATCTCGCCGCGTACTGGCAGACCGACGTGCGGCGGCTCCTGGGCTGGTCGACGGTCAGCCAGGTCGGCTACCTGCTGGTACCCATCGTGGCCACCGGACGTAGCGACCTCGCCCAGCCGTCGCTGCTGGTCTACCTCGCCGGTTACACGGTCACCAACGTCGCCGCGTTCGCGGTAACCGCCGCACTGCCGCGGCACCGCGAACTCACGTCCTGGCGCGGGGTCGCGGCGACCTCGCCGTGGCTGTCCGCCGCCCTGGTCGTGGCGCTGCTCGGTCTGGTCGGTACCCCTCCTACGGCGGTTTTCGTCGGGAAATTCACCACCGCGAGCGCCGCCTGGGACGGCGGATTCGCCTGGCTGGCGGCCGTCGTGTTCGCCAACTCCGTCCTCAGCCTCTTCTACTACCTGCGGTGGCTGGTTCCTCTCTATCAGCCCTGGGCGGTCGCCCCGCCCGACCGCCCAGGGCGATGGAGTGTGACGGTGGCCGTCGGGTCGGCCTCACTCAGCCTCGTCGTTGGTGTCGCCGCCGGTCTGGTGTGGCGTACCGCCGGCGGGTAG
- a CDS encoding alkaline phosphatase D family protein, with translation MLNSLDRRTLLRVAGASAGTAVLASATVAGASPAQAASGAFRHGVASGDPLPDGILLWTRLTPTEQAQPGSGLGPEAQVSWQVSANPDFTALMAQGTILTGPVRDHTVRVEVTGLEPATTYWYRFGYEGGWSTTGRTMTAPDVDAEIDRLRMGVVSCSNWEGGYFSAYRYLAERGDLNLVVHLGDYLYEYGTGELGTGGKVIRPVSPPHETLTLTDYRIRHATYKTDPDLQALHAALPWAITWDDHEVANNQWSGGAENHTPGSEGDFAARLAAARQAYLEWMPVRAGVDGAIYRRLRFGRLADLSMLDLRTYRSKQNWGDVDEPDRTITGDDQMTWLKSGLAASDARWKLVGSSVMISRLDVGTLPAWLLGPLAKLLGIPQNGIVINTDQWDGYNADRNELVDHLRATDTRDVVFLTGDIHTSWANELTTKATGPWSPAAAEFVVPSVTTDNVDDFLRLSPDNVVSKLGATLIRATNPHVRWTELDGHGYGVLEVTPASCRMDWYHLADRTKPTTSSEWVASWSVSAGSAKLREESSPLP, from the coding sequence ATGCTGAATTCACTTGATCGCCGCACCCTACTCCGCGTGGCTGGCGCGTCAGCCGGCACCGCCGTCCTCGCCAGCGCGACCGTCGCCGGGGCCAGCCCCGCCCAAGCTGCCAGCGGCGCGTTCCGACATGGTGTCGCCTCCGGCGACCCCCTACCCGACGGGATCCTGCTCTGGACCCGGCTGACCCCGACCGAACAGGCCCAGCCCGGCTCCGGCCTCGGCCCCGAGGCGCAGGTGTCCTGGCAGGTGTCCGCCAACCCGGACTTCACGGCGTTGATGGCGCAGGGGACGATTCTCACCGGGCCCGTGCGGGACCACACCGTCCGCGTCGAGGTCACCGGGCTGGAGCCGGCCACCACGTACTGGTACCGCTTCGGCTACGAAGGCGGGTGGTCCACCACCGGACGCACGATGACCGCGCCGGACGTGGACGCCGAAATTGATCGACTGCGAATGGGAGTGGTCTCCTGCTCGAACTGGGAAGGCGGCTACTTCTCGGCCTACCGGTACCTGGCCGAACGTGGCGACCTGAACCTCGTCGTACACCTTGGCGACTACCTCTACGAATACGGCACCGGAGAACTCGGCACCGGGGGCAAGGTCATCCGTCCGGTCAGTCCACCGCACGAGACGCTCACCCTGACCGACTACCGCATCCGGCACGCCACCTACAAGACCGACCCGGACCTACAGGCCCTACACGCCGCGCTGCCCTGGGCGATCACCTGGGACGATCACGAGGTCGCCAACAACCAGTGGTCCGGGGGCGCGGAGAACCACACCCCGGGCAGCGAGGGCGATTTCGCGGCCCGGCTGGCCGCGGCGCGCCAGGCGTACCTGGAATGGATGCCCGTACGCGCGGGAGTGGACGGGGCGATCTACCGCCGACTCCGCTTCGGTCGGCTCGCCGACCTCTCCATGCTGGACCTACGGACGTACCGGTCAAAGCAAAACTGGGGCGATGTCGACGAACCGGACCGGACGATCACCGGCGACGACCAGATGACCTGGCTGAAGAGCGGCCTGGCCGCCTCCGACGCGCGGTGGAAGCTGGTCGGCAGCTCCGTGATGATCTCCCGCCTCGACGTCGGTACGCTGCCGGCCTGGCTGCTCGGCCCGCTGGCCAAGCTGCTGGGCATACCGCAGAACGGCATCGTGATCAACACCGACCAATGGGATGGCTACAACGCCGACCGCAACGAGCTGGTCGACCATCTACGCGCCACCGACACCCGCGACGTCGTCTTCCTCACCGGGGACATCCACACCTCGTGGGCCAACGAACTGACGACGAAAGCCACTGGTCCGTGGTCACCGGCCGCGGCCGAGTTCGTGGTGCCATCGGTCACCACCGACAACGTGGACGACTTCCTGCGACTCTCGCCCGACAACGTGGTCAGCAAGCTCGGTGCGACGTTGATCCGTGCGACCAACCCGCACGTGCGCTGGACCGAGTTGGACGGGCACGGCTACGGGGTCCTGGAGGTGACCCCCGCATCGTGCCGAATGGACTGGTACCACCTGGCCGATCGGACCAAGCCGACGACATCAAGCGAGTGGGTTGCCAGCTGGTCGGTCAGTGCGGGGTCGGCGAAGCTGCGCGAGGAAAGCTCACCACTGCCCTAA
- a CDS encoding enoyl-CoA hydratase-related protein has protein sequence MNLIVERTDRVLTVRLNRPAARNALNTELMTDLLATLQPLDNDPGIGCFVITGTDQYFAAGADIREMAAKSAADVVAEDFFAGWEAFTALRTPTVAAVAGYALGGGCELAMMCDIIVAADTAHFGQPEITLGVIPGIGGTQRLTRLVGKAKAMDLILTGRLMDAEEAERSGLVSRVVPADRLMAEAWAVARTVAGYGRAATRAACEAIDRALETSLREGVLFERRSFQSLFATADQQEGMRAFLDRRAPRFTGR, from the coding sequence GTGAATCTCATCGTGGAGCGGACCGACCGCGTCCTGACCGTACGACTGAACCGGCCCGCCGCCCGCAACGCCCTCAACACCGAACTGATGACCGACCTGCTGGCCACGCTGCAACCCCTGGACAACGACCCGGGCATCGGATGCTTCGTCATCACCGGCACCGACCAGTACTTCGCGGCGGGTGCCGACATCCGGGAGATGGCGGCGAAGTCGGCCGCGGACGTGGTGGCCGAGGACTTCTTCGCCGGCTGGGAGGCGTTCACCGCACTACGTACGCCCACTGTCGCGGCCGTCGCCGGCTACGCTCTCGGCGGCGGCTGTGAACTGGCCATGATGTGCGACATCATCGTTGCCGCCGACACAGCTCACTTCGGGCAGCCGGAGATCACGCTCGGCGTGATTCCCGGCATTGGTGGCACGCAACGGCTGACCCGACTCGTGGGCAAGGCCAAGGCCATGGACCTGATCCTGACCGGTCGGCTGATGGACGCCGAGGAGGCCGAACGCAGCGGCTTGGTCTCCCGGGTCGTCCCGGCTGACCGGCTGATGGCGGAGGCGTGGGCCGTGGCCCGGACGGTGGCCGGGTATGGCAGGGCGGCCACCAGGGCCGCCTGCGAGGCGATCGACCGAGCTTTGGAGACCAGCCTGCGCGAGGGTGTCCTCTTCGAGCGGCGCAGCTTCCAGTCCTTGTTCGCCACCGCCGACCAGCAGGAGGGAATGCGGGCCTTCCTCGACAGACGCGCGCCACGGTTCACCGGTCGGTAG
- a CDS encoding NADH-quinone oxidoreductase subunit NuoK, protein MTVRTVLLVAAALVAVGLYGALSQQAVVMVMMGLELMLNGVILAAAGLWWFCAPDPSGQVLLLVVIVAMTVEMAMGFAVVTQLHRIRRSDLTDAASDLSG, encoded by the coding sequence ATGACGGTACGGACTGTTCTGCTGGTGGCCGCAGCGCTGGTCGCCGTCGGCCTGTACGGTGCCCTGTCGCAACAGGCCGTGGTGATGGTGATGATGGGCCTGGAGCTGATGCTCAACGGTGTGATCCTGGCCGCGGCCGGGCTGTGGTGGTTCTGTGCCCCCGATCCGTCCGGTCAGGTGCTGCTGCTGGTCGTCATCGTGGCGATGACTGTCGAGATGGCAATGGGCTTCGCCGTGGTCACGCAACTGCACCGGATACGGCGGTCGGACCTGACCGACGCGGCCTCGGACCTGTCCGGATGA
- a CDS encoding NADH-quinone oxidoreductase subunit A has product MYAGAAGMALVAVVVVAGCYLVHRAVVVAREPLLVLPFQSGWRPEEHALSRYHVRWYLATLLFLAFDVEMLFMYPWSVVVAELGATAVVEMFVFLAGVLAAVVWAWREGALRWV; this is encoded by the coding sequence ATGTACGCAGGGGCGGCGGGTATGGCGCTGGTCGCCGTGGTGGTCGTGGCGGGCTGCTACCTGGTGCACCGCGCGGTGGTGGTCGCTCGGGAGCCGCTGCTGGTGCTGCCGTTCCAGTCTGGCTGGAGACCCGAGGAACACGCCCTGTCCCGGTACCACGTGCGGTGGTACCTGGCGACGCTGCTGTTCCTGGCGTTCGACGTGGAGATGCTGTTCATGTATCCGTGGTCGGTGGTCGTCGCCGAGCTGGGGGCCACCGCCGTGGTGGAGATGTTCGTCTTCCTGGCGGGTGTGCTCGCCGCGGTGGTGTGGGCCTGGCGGGAGGGCGCCCTGCGATGGGTGTGA
- a CDS encoding proton-conducting transporter membrane subunit: MTTLEAVALWGVVGLPATAGAVLVVARPGDRVAVRFALAAATTAVMLSVLVAVARPAVAVPFVAGADFVLAVDGLAALVLPTVMVVTLLVLVAAVGEALTPAARFHGLMLLFAASAALTVTAGTLPTLLFAWELMGAASYALIGFRWQDGARVSAGLTAFVTTRTADLGLYVAAGAALAGGAGLALSDLAASSPGWRHVMAAGVLVAALGKAAQLPFSFWLSSAMVGPSPVSALLHSAAMVAMGGYLLLRTQPLLAATDWAGPAAMWVGGLTALLLGAVALAQRDLKQLLAASTCAQLGFVVLAAGAGAVAGGATHLVAHAAVKALLFLAAGAWLAALGTKQLPGLAGVARRWLLVGSSASIGLLALAGIAPLSLWATKDAVLAPVREQSPVLYAVGLAAAALSAAYAGKALVVLWRRVPVDEQAAVDAYRDEEERGTGRIPLAGRMPLVVLAVAAACAGLLALPPVGAVVARAVGQPGGYLPVPVRELGASALIALVVLFLVWRWRAPEPGWARGWLDLRHAARMLVARPAMAAGQAAARFDDRVVDRGVERAAAATTALATRAGRVDDRRIDRVVELVAAGLRRLGHLARRPQTGQLHQYYLQAVVVLVVGVVVLVVLG, from the coding sequence ATGACCACGCTCGAGGCGGTGGCGTTGTGGGGTGTGGTCGGCCTGCCGGCCACCGCCGGAGCAGTGCTGGTCGTCGCCCGGCCGGGGGATCGGGTCGCCGTACGGTTCGCGCTGGCGGCCGCGACCACGGCCGTGATGCTGTCGGTGCTGGTCGCCGTCGCCCGGCCGGCGGTGGCGGTGCCGTTCGTGGCGGGTGCGGACTTCGTGCTGGCCGTTGACGGGCTGGCTGCGCTGGTCCTGCCGACGGTGATGGTGGTGACACTGTTGGTCTTGGTGGCCGCCGTCGGCGAGGCACTCACCCCAGCAGCACGGTTTCACGGCCTGATGTTGTTGTTCGCCGCCTCGGCCGCGCTGACCGTCACGGCGGGCACCCTGCCGACGTTGCTGTTCGCCTGGGAGCTGATGGGCGCGGCGTCGTACGCGTTGATCGGGTTCCGGTGGCAGGACGGGGCGCGAGTCTCGGCGGGGCTGACCGCGTTTGTCACCACCCGTACTGCGGACCTTGGGTTGTATGTGGCCGCCGGGGCGGCCCTGGCCGGTGGTGCGGGACTGGCCTTGTCCGACCTCGCCGCCAGCAGCCCGGGGTGGCGGCACGTCATGGCGGCAGGGGTGCTGGTCGCGGCGCTGGGCAAGGCCGCACAGCTACCGTTCTCCTTCTGGCTGTCGAGTGCGATGGTCGGCCCGAGCCCGGTCAGCGCGCTGTTGCACTCCGCGGCGATGGTGGCGATGGGCGGCTACCTGCTGCTGCGGACACAGCCGCTGCTGGCAGCAACCGACTGGGCCGGGCCCGCGGCCATGTGGGTCGGCGGACTGACGGCGCTGCTGCTCGGCGCGGTCGCACTGGCCCAGCGCGACCTCAAGCAACTCCTCGCGGCCTCCACCTGCGCGCAGCTCGGGTTCGTGGTCTTGGCAGCCGGGGCTGGTGCGGTGGCGGGCGGCGCCACGCATCTGGTGGCACACGCCGCGGTCAAGGCACTGCTGTTCCTTGCCGCCGGGGCGTGGCTCGCCGCGCTGGGCACCAAACAGCTCCCCGGCCTGGCCGGGGTGGCCCGGCGGTGGTTGCTGGTCGGCTCGTCGGCCAGCATCGGGCTGCTCGCGCTGGCCGGGATCGCACCGCTGTCACTGTGGGCGACCAAGGATGCCGTCCTCGCTCCTGTGCGTGAACAGTCGCCGGTGCTGTACGCCGTTGGCCTCGCGGCGGCGGCGCTCTCCGCCGCCTACGCGGGAAAGGCACTCGTCGTGCTCTGGCGGCGGGTTCCCGTCGACGAACAAGCAGCGGTGGACGCGTACCGGGACGAGGAGGAGCGCGGTACCGGCCGGATTCCGTTGGCCGGGCGGATGCCGCTGGTGGTGCTGGCCGTCGCGGCGGCGTGCGCCGGGTTGCTGGCCCTGCCACCGGTCGGCGCGGTGGTTGCCCGTGCTGTCGGTCAGCCCGGCGGCTACCTGCCGGTTCCGGTGCGGGAACTGGGCGCGTCGGCGTTGATCGCCCTGGTGGTCCTGTTCCTCGTGTGGCGGTGGCGGGCGCCGGAACCGGGGTGGGCGCGGGGATGGCTGGACCTTCGACATGCCGCCCGAATGCTGGTGGCGCGTCCGGCCATGGCAGCCGGTCAGGCGGCAGCTCGGTTCGACGACCGGGTGGTGGACCGGGGTGTCGAGCGGGCGGCGGCCGCCACCACCGCCCTGGCCACGCGGGCCGGTCGGGTCGACGACCGTCGGATCGACCGGGTGGTGGAGCTTGTCGCCGCCGGGCTGCGTCGGCTGGGTCACCTCGCGCGGCGGCCACAGACCGGGCAACTGCACCAGTACTACCTGCAGGCCGTGGTGGTGCTCGTCGTCGGTGTCGTCGTTCTCGTGGTGCTGGGGTAG